Proteins found in one Pieris napi chromosome 11, ilPieNapi1.2, whole genome shotgun sequence genomic segment:
- the LOC125053964 gene encoding uncharacterized protein LOC125053964 — protein MDEVLLSKSLGFSGKRLGRTLDDAHLGKEFNDLYQEMMKASQEVEKHDVHEYSDLTRLKGLADRRRSIMASPAGKRRARSQAIRREKLNSQSLRSHFEHSRQNNNLDSV, from the exons ATGGACGAAGTACTATTATCCAAGTCGTTAGGATTTTCTGGTAAGCGCCTTGGTCGGACCTTGGACGATGCCCATTTGGGTAAAGAATTCAACGACTTGTACCAAGAAATGATGAAGGCCAGTCAAGAAGTCGAAAAGCACGATGTCCATGAATATTCTGACTTAACTAGACTGAAAG GTTTAGCTGATCGAAGACGCTCCATAATGGCATCTCCAGCGGGTAAAAGGCGTGCCCGATCTCAAGCTATACGACGAGAAAAACTCAACAGCCAGAGCCTACGGAGTCACTTCGAACATTCTAGACAAAATAACAACCTAGACAGTGTATAA
- the LOC125053961 gene encoding cytosolic 10-formyltetrahydrofolate dehydrogenase has product MPPVAVPNEAPKKSLRIAIIGQSTFAAEVFKLLIKDGHQVVGVFTVLDKGNREDPLATIASQNGIPVFKYKSWRIKGKVIPEVLEEYKSVQADLNVLPFCTQFIPMEVILYPQYQSICYHPSILPRHRGASSVNWTLIEGDTTCGLSIFWADDGLDTGPILLQKSFPCTIDDTVDTIYNKYLYPEGIKALSESVNMVANGTAPKINQTEEGATYDPALFKAETHQIDWSKGGLALHNFIRGLDSSPGATTFIKPQTEDSENIEIKFFGSALWEGEYEAEGDVIIIPGLNKPAVIHDGGLLITANDGVKLNIQRLKVNGKMINAQNFYKANENKVSLELTDEEKQFVENARNIWKAILRIDIDNDTDFFDSGAGSMDVVRLVEEIKDLVNVELQNEDIYMNTTFEEFYTIAILKARGDSSNQEIKYEGVEMEVNKMKIKFATQLFIDGQFVDSDSGKTLTLINPSDESVICKVQSASKNDVDKAVNAAKKAFEEGEWSKISARERGQILFKLADLMEQHKEELATIESIDSGAVYTLALKTHVGMSIETWRYFAGWCDKIQGSTIPINHARPNRNLTLTKKEPIGVCALITPWNYPLMMLSWKMAACLAAGNTVVMKPAAVCPLTALKFAELCVRAGVPRGVVNILPGSGTVSGQALADHPLVRKLGFTGSTEIGQTIMKSCAASNMKKVSLELGGKSPLVIFEDCDMEKAVRNGMASVFFNKGENCIAAGRLFVEESIHDEFVRRVVVETKKMSIGDPLNRGTAHGPQNHKAHMDKLIKFCERGVKEGAKLVYGGNRVDRPGYFFEPTIFTNVTDDMWIAKEESFGPIMIISKFNSKNMDEVIRRANDTEYGLASGVFTKDVSRALQFAEKIDAGTVFINTYNKTDVAAPFGGFKQSGFGKDLGQDALNEYLKTKTVTIEY; this is encoded by the exons ATGCCACCCGTTGCTGTGCCTAATGAG gcgCCAAAAAAATCGCTTCGGATTGCAATTATCGGACAGAGTACGTTCGCGGCGGAAGTTTTTAAATTGCTTATAAAGGATGGACACCAAGTCGTCGGTGTATTCACTGTCTTAGATAAAGGAAACAGAGAGGATCCTTTGG CAACCATCGCGTCACAAAATGGAATACCAGTGTTTAAATACAAGAGTTGGAGAATCAAAGGCAAAGTTATACCGGAAGTTCTAGAAGAATACAAATCC gTACAAGCAGATTTGAACGTGCTACCATTCTGCACCCAATTTATCCCCATGGAAGTGATTCTCTACCCCCAGTACCAAAGTATTTGCTACCACCCCAGTATCCTCCCGAGACATAGAGGAGCGTCATCCGTGAATTG gaCCCTTATAGAAGGCGACACAACCTGTGGTCTTTCCATATTCTGGGCGGATGACGGTTTAGATACAGGACCAATTTTACTGCAAAAAAGTTTTCCGTGCACTATTGATGACACCGttgatacaatttataataaatacttatatccCGAAG GGATTAAGGCTTTATCTGAATCGGTGAATATGGTAGCAAATGGTACAGCACctaaaattaatcaaacagAGGAGGGAGCTACTTATGATCCAGCATTATTTAAGGCGGAGACGCATCAG ATCGATTGGTCCAAAGGTGGTTTAGCCCTACACAACTTCATCAGAGGACTTGATTCGTCTCCAGGAGCTACCACTTTCATTAAACCACAAACCGAAGACAGTGAAAATATTGAGATTAAGTTTTTTGGATCTGCTCTATGGGAAGGCGAATATGAAGCAGAGGGAGACGTTATTATTATACCTGGATTAAATAAACCGGCTGTGATACATGACGGTGGTTTGCTGATTACAGCAAATGATGGTGTAAAG ttaaatatacaaagattAAAAGTTAACGGAAAAATGATCAACGCGCAAAATTTCTACAAAGCTAATGAAAACAAAGTATCACTAGAGTTAACTGACGAAGAAAAGCAATTCGTTGAGAACGCTAGAAATATTTGGAAAGCAATACTTAGAATCGACATAGACAATGACACGGATTTCTTCGACTCGGGAGCGGGTTCCATGGATGTTGTTAGATTAGTAGAAGAAATCAAAGACTTAGTTAATGTAGAACTACAAAACGAAGATATTTATATGAACACAACATTTGAAGAATTTTACACGatagctattttaaaagcaagaGGAGATTCGAGTAATCAAGAAATTAAGTACGAAGGTGTTGAGATGGAAGttaacaaaatgaaaataaaattcgcAACACAATTGTTCATTGATGGACAGTTTGTTGATTCTGATAGTGGAAAGACGTTAACATTGATTAATCCAAGTGACGAGTCAGTTATATGCAAAGTGCAGAGCGCGTCCAAAAATGATGTTGATAAAGCTGTAAACGCTGCTAAAAAGGCATTTGAAGAAGGAGAATGGTCGAAAATCAGCGCCAGGGAACGTGGACAAATTTTATTCAA gTTAGCAGACCTTATGGAGCAACATAAAGAAGAACTAGCCACTATAGAATCGATCGACTCAGGCGCAGTATACACGTTAGCTCTCAAGACTCACGTGGGAATGTCCATCGAAACCTGGAGATATTTCGCTGGATGGTGTGACAAAATTCAAGGGTCTACTATCCCCATTAATCATGCCAGACCCAATAGAAATTTGACTTTAACGAAGAAGGAACCAATAGGTGTCTGTGCGCTTATCACCCCATGGAATTACCCGCTCATGATGCTTTCGTGGAAAATGGCAGCATGCTTGGCGGCTGGCAACACTGTTGTTATGAAGCCTGCAGCG GTTTGTCCACTCACCGCTCTAAAATTCGCTGAACTATGCGTACGCGCCGGCGTGCCGCGTGGTGTAGTGAATATTCTCCCAGGAAGTGGCACGGTCTCTGGTCAGGCTCTGGCTGACCATCCACTTGTTAGAAAACTCGGGTTCACTGGCAGTACTGAAATTG GTCAAACGATAATGAAATCCTGCGCAGCGTCCAATATGAAAAAGGTGTCGTTAGAGCTGGGTGGAAAGTCACCGCTCGTGATATTTGAAGACTGTGACATGGAAAAGGCTGTTAGGAAT GGTATGGCATCAGTATTCTTCAACAAAGGCGAAAATTGCATAGCAGCCGGTCGTCTATTTGTAGAGGAGTCCATACACGATGAGTTTGTTAGAAGAGTTGTAGTAGAAACTAAAAAGATGAGCATCGGGGACCCACTTAATAGAGGAACAGCCCATGGCCCCCAAAACCACAAGGCACATATGGATAAATTGATTAag TTCTGTGAACGAGGCGTAAAAGAGGGCGCTAAATTAGTATACGGCGGTAATAGAGTAGACCGACCAGGCTACTTCTTTGAACCAACAATCTTTACTAATGTCACAGATGACATGTGGATAGCGAAAGAGGAGTCGTTCGGGCCCATTATGATTATTAGCAAGTTTAATAGCAA AAACATGGACGAAGTTATTCGTAGAGCAAATGACACAGAGTATGGTCTGGCTAGTGGTGTATTTACAAAAGACGTCTCCAGAGCTCTGCAGTTCGCAGAAAAAATAGACGCTggaacagtttttattaacaCCTATAATAAGACAGATGTGGCTGCACCCTTCGGCGGTTTTAAACAATCCGGATTTGGAAAGGATCTCG GTCAGGATGCTTTGAACGAATACCTCAAGACGAAAACTGTTACTATAGAATATTAG